One Camelina sativa cultivar DH55 chromosome 3, Cs, whole genome shotgun sequence genomic window carries:
- the LOC104778404 gene encoding calpain-type cysteine protease DEK1 isoform X2, protein MEGDERGVLLACLISGTLFTVFGSGSFWILWAVNWRPWRLYSWIFARKWPKVFQGPQLDALCGVLSLFAWIVVISPIAILIGWGSWLIVILDRDIIGLAIIMAGTALLLAFYSIMLWWRTQWQSSRAVALLLLLGVALLCAYELCAVYVTAGAHASQQYSPSGFFFGVSAIALAINMLFICRMVFNGNGLDVDEYVRRAYKFAYSDCIEVGPVACLPEPPDPNELYPRQTSRASHLGLLYLGSLVVLLAYSVLYGLTARESRWLGGITSAAVIVLDWNIGACLYGFKLLQNRVLALFVAGISRLFLICFGIHYWYLGHCISYIFVASVLSGAAVSRHLSITDPSAARRDALQSTVIRLREGFRRKEQNSSSSSSDGCGSSMKRSSSIDAGHAGCTNEANRTAELCTADNLTRTGSSQEGINSDKSVESGRPSLGLRSSSCRSVVQEPEAGTSYFLDKASDQNNTLVVCSSSGLDSQGYESSTSNSANQQLLDLNLALAFQDQLNDPRIASILKKKAKEGDLELTSLLQDKGLDPNFAVMLKERNLDPTILALLQRSSLDADRDHRDNTDITIIDSNSVDNTLPNQISLSEELRLRGLEKWLKLSRLVLHHVAGTPERAWGLFSLVFILETIIVAIFRPKTITIINSSHQQFEFGFSVLLLSPVVCSIMAFLRSLQVEEMALTSKSRKYGFVAWLLSTSVGLSLSFLSKSSVLLGISLTVPLMAACLSIAVPIWMHNGYQFWVPQLSCGDQARDSRSSRIKGFILWICVVLFAGSVIALGAIISAKPLDDLKYKLFSARENNFTSPYTSSVYLGWAMASGIALVVTAILPIVSWFATYRFSHSSAVCLVIFSVVLVAFCGTSYLEVVRSRDDQFPTKGDFLAALLPLACIPALLSLCCGMLKWKDDCWILSRGVYVFVSIGLLLLIGAIAAVIIVVKPWTIGVSFLLVLILMVVAIGVIHLWASNNFYLTRKQTSFVCFLALLLGLAAFLVGWFQDKPFAGASVGYFTFLSLLAGRALAVLLSPPIVVYSPRVLPVYVYDAHADCGKNVSAAFLVLYGIALATEGWGVVASLIIYPPFAGAAVSAITLVVAFGFAVSRPCLSLEMMEVAIRFLSKDTIVQAISRSATKTRNALSGTYSAPQRSASSAALLVGDPSAMRDKAGNFVLPRDDVMKLRDRLRNEERVAGSIFYKMQCRKGFRHEPPTNVDYRRDMCAHARVLALEEAIDTEWVYMWDKFGGYLLLLLGLTAKAERVQDEVRLRLFLDSIGFSDLSARKISKWKPEDRRQFEIIQESYLREKEMEEEILMQRREEEGKGKERRKALLEKEERKWKEIEASLIPSIPNAGSREAAAMAAAIRAVGGDSVLEDSFARERVSGIARRIRTAQLDRRAQQSGISGAVCVLDDEPIISGKHCGQIDSSVCQSQKISFSITAMIQSDSGPVCLFGTEFQKKVCWEILVAGSEQGIEAGQVGLRLITKGERQTTIAREWYIGATSITDGRWHTVTITIDADAGEATCYIDGGFDGYQTGLPLSIGSAIWEQGAEVWLGVRPPIDVDAFGRSDSDGVESKMHIMDVFLWGKCLSEDEAASLHAEIGMADLDMIDMSDDNWQWTDSPPRVDGWDSDPADVDLYDRDDVDWDGQYSSGRKRRSGRDFVMSVDSFARRYRKPRMETEEDLNQRMRSVELAVKEALSARGDKQFTDQEFPPNDRSLFVDTQNPPSKLQVVSEWMRPDSIVEENGSDSGPCLFSGDANPSDVCQGRLGDCWFLSAVAVLTEVSRISEVIITPEYNEEGIYTVRFCIQGEWVPVVIDDWIPCESPGKPAFATSKKVNELWVSIVEKAYAKLHGSYEALEGGLVQDALVDLTGGAGEEIDLRSAQAQIDLASGRLWSQLLRFKQEGFLLGAGSPSGSDVHVSSSGIVQGHAYSVLQVREIDGHRLVQIRNPWANEVEWNGPWSDSSPEWTDRMKHKLKHVPQSKEGIFWMSWQDFQIHFRSIYVCRVYPREMRFSVHGQWRGYSAGGCQDYSSWHQNPQFRLRATGSDASLPIHVFITLTQGVGFSRTTPGFRNYQSSHDSQLFYIGMRILKTRGRRAAYNIFLHESVGGTDYVNSREISCEMVLDPDPKGYTIVPTTIHPGEEAPFVLSVFTKASIVLEAL, encoded by the exons ATGGAAGGGGATGAGCGAGGAGTCTTACTTGCTTGTTTAATTTCGGGTACCCTTTTCACGGTTTTCGGTTCCGGTTCGTTTTGGATACTCTGGGCTGTGAATTGGCGGCCATGGCGGCTTTATAG CTGGATCTTTGCTAGAAAATGGCCAAAAGTCTTCCAAGGTCCTCAACTTGATGCACTATGTGGTGTTCTATCCCTTTTTGCTTGGATTGTGGTAATATCCCCTATTGCAATCTTGATCGGATGGGGTTCCTGGCTGATTGTGATTTTGGATCGAGATATCATTGGGCTTGCGATTATAATGGCTGGAACAGCTCTTTTACTGGCATTCTACTCAATCATGCTTTGGTGGAGGACCCAGTGGCAAAGCTCAA GAGCTGTCGCTTTACTTCTCCTTCTTGGTGTTGCCTTACTCTGTGCGTATGAACTCTGTGCTGTCTATGTTACGGCTGGTGCACATGCATCTCAGCAATATTCTCCTTCTGGTTTCTTTTTCGGTGTATCAGCAATTGCGTTGGCAATCAACATGCTATTTATCTGCCGCATGGTCTTTAATG GAAATGGGTTAGATGTGGACGAATATGTAAGGAGGGCATATAAATTTGCTTATTCAGATTGTATAGAAGTGGGTCCTGTGGCTTGTTTGCCAGAACCACCTGATCCCAATGAATTATATCCCCGGCAAACCAGCAG AGCTTCACATCTTGGCCTCCTGTACCTGGGTTCACTTGTAGTTCTCCTTGCCTACTCAGTCCTATATGGCCTCACAGCTAGGGAATCGCGTTGGCTTGGAGGAATTACATCAGCTGCAGTTATTGTTCTtg ACTGGAATATTGGGGCGTGCTTGTATGGGTTTAAGCTTCTTCAGAATCGTGTTCTGGCACTTTTTGTTGCTGGCATTTCCCGTCTTTTCCTAATATGTTTTGGCATACACTACTG GTACCTAGGGCATTGTATTAGTTACATTTTCGTAGCATCAGTTCTATCAGGTGCTGCTGTTTCCCGGCATCTATCAATAACAGACCCATCAGCTGCAAGAAGAGATGCCTTACAGAGCACAGTGATCCGCTTGAGAGAAGGTTTTCGGAGAAAGGAGCAGAATAGTTCATCAAGTTCTTCAGATGGTTGTGGCTCCAGTATGAAAAGAAGTAGTAGTATCGATGCTGGCCATGCTGGTTGTACTAATGAAGCCAATCGTACTGCAGAATTGTGCACGGCTGACAATCTAACTCGAACAGGCAGCTCTCAGGAGGGTATCAATAGCGACAAAAGTGTAGAAAGTGGAAGACCAAGCTTAGGTTTACGTAGTAGTTCATGTCGTTCTGTGGTCCAAGAGCCCGAAGCAGGAACTTCCTATTTTCTGGATAAAGCTTCTGATCAGAATAACACTCTTGTTGTTTGTTCAAGCAGTGGTCTTGATAGCCAAGGTTACGAGTCTAGCACATCGAATTCTGCAAACCAGCAgcttttagatttgaatttggcCCTTGCTTTCCAGGACCAGTTAAACGATCCCAGAATAGCCTCGATActtaaaaagaaagcaaaagaaggtGATCTTGAACTGACTAGTTTGCTGCAAGACAAGGGTCTGGACCCTAACTTTGCTGTAATGTTGAAGGAAAGAAACTTGGATCCAACTATTTTGGCACTACTTCAGAGGAGTAGTTTGGATGCAGATAGAGATCACCGCGACAACACTGATATTACAATTATTGACTCAAACAGTGTTGACAATACTTTGCCAAATCAGATTTCTTTATCCGAAGAATTGAGACTCCGTGGACTAGAGAAGTGGCTTAAGCTGTCCAGACTTGTTCTGCACCATGTAGCGGGCACACCAGAGAGAGCATGGGGCCTCTTTAGTCTTGTCTTTATCCTCGAAACAATTATTGTCGCCATTTTTCGCCCGAAGACCATCACAATTATAAACTCTAGTCATCAGCAG TTCGAATTTGGTTTCTCTGTGCTGCTGTTGTCACCTGTTGTTTGTTCAATAATGGCTTTTCTTCGGTCTCTTCAAGTTGAAGAAATGGCCTTGACATCAAAATCTCGCAAG TATGGCTTTGTTGCCTGGCTGCTGAGCACATCTGTTGGATTATCACTCTCGTTCTTGAG TAAATCGTCAGTACTCCTGGGAATATCCTTGACTGTGCCCCTCATGGCAGCATGCCTGTCTATTGCTGTTCCCATATGGATGCATAATGGGTACCAATTTTGGGTTCCACAGTTATCATGTGGTGACCAGGCAAGAGATTCACGATCTTCCAGGATAAAG ggGTTTATTCTTTGGATTTGTGTTGTATTGTTTGCGGGATCCGTAATTGCTCTTGGTGCAATTATATCTGCTAAACCTTTAGATGATTTGAAGTACAAGCTGTTTAGTGCTAGAGAAAATAACTTCACGTCACCATATACATCTTCCGTATACCTTGGTTGGGCAATGGCATCTGGAATTGCTTTAGTAGTTACCGCCATTCTGCCAATAGTTTCATGGTTTGCAACTTATAGGTTTTCCCACTCTTCTGCTGTCTGTCTCGTGATATTCTCAg TTGTTCTCGTGGCATTTTGTGGAACATCATATTTGGAAGTTGTGAGATCTAGAGATGATCAGTTTCCCACAAAGGGTGATTTCCTTGCGGCCTTGCTTCCACTTGCATGCATTCCGGCGCTTCTTTCATTATGCTGTGGGATGCTTAAATG GAAGGATGATTGTTGGATACTATCTCGAGgggtatatgtttttgtttcaataggtcttcttcttcttattggtgCGATAGCAGCTGTGATTATTGTAGTCAAACCATGGACG ATAGGCGTGTCTTTTCTCTTAGTTCTTATCCTTATGGTGGTAGCAATTGGTGTAATCCATCTTTGGGCGtcaaacaatttctatttgaCCCGGAAACAGACATCCTTTGTCTGCTTTCTTGCCCTTCTTTTGGGTTTGGCCGCATTCCTTGTTGGGTGGTTTCAAG ATAAACCATTTGCTGGAGCATCTGTTGGTTATTTTACATTCCTGTCTCTGTTGGCTGGAAGAGCATTAGCT gTTCTTCTATCCCCACCAATTGTGGTATATTCTCCAAGAGTACTACCTGTATATGTCTACGATGCACATGCGGATTGTGGAAAGAATGTCAG TGCTGCATTTCTTGTCCTGTATGGAATTGCTTTGGCAACAGAAGGCTGGGGTGTTGTTGCTAGTCTGATAATATATCCTCCGTTCGCTGGTGCTGCTGTATCAGCTATCACCCTTGTAGTAGCCTTTGGGTTTGCTGTTTCTCGCCCTTGTTTGAGTCTTGAG ATGATGGAGGTTGCTATACGTTTTCTTAGCAAGGATACTATAGTGCAAGCTATATCTCGATCTGCCACGAAA ACAAGAAATGCTCTATCCGGCACGTATTCAGCTCCCCAAAGGTCCGCCAGCTCGGCAGCTCTTCTGGTTGGGGACCCCTCTGCAATGCGTGATAAAGCAGGGAACTTTGTTCTTCCTAGAGATGATGTCATGAAGTTAAGGGATCGTCTCAGGAATGAAGAAAGAGTTGCTGGATCGATCTTCTAcaaaatgcaatgcaggaaagGATTCCGTCATGAACCACCTACAAATGTAGATTACAGAAGAGACATGTGTGCCCATGCAAGAGTTTTGGCGCTGGAAGAGGCAATTGATACAGAATGGGTATATATGTGGGACAAGTTTGGTGGTTATTTACTCCTACTGTTAGGTTTGACAGCTAAGGCGGAGAGAGTTCAG GATGAGGTACGGTTGCGGCTCTTCTTAGATAGCATTGGGTTCTCGGACTTGAGTGCCAGAAAAATCAGTAAATGGAAGCCAGAGGATAGAAGACAATTTGAAATTATCCAAGAGAG TTatctgagagagaaagagatggaagaGGAAATACTTATGCAGAGACGTGAAGAAGAAGGCAAAGgtaaagaaagaaggaaagctCTGTTGGAGAAGGAAGAGCGCAAATGGAAGGAAATCGAAGCTTCCCTTATTCCATCTATTCCTAATGCTGGTAGCAGAGAGGCAGCAGCCATGGCAGCTGCAATACGTGCTGTTGGGGGTGATTCTGTCCTTGAGGATTCCTTTGCAAGAGAGAGAGTCTCGGGTATTGCACGTAGGATACGCACTGCTCAACTAGACCGACGTGCACAACAG AGTGGAATATCTGGGGCAGTTTGTGTTCTTGATGATGAACCTATCATAAGTGGTAAACATTGCGGCCAAATAGACTCGAGTGTCTGTCAAAGTCAGAAGATTAGCTTTTCCATTACAGCAATGATCCAATCCGATTCTGGACCTGTATGTCTTTTTGGCACTGAATTTCAAAAGAAAGTATGTTGGGAGATTCTGGTTGCTGGTTCTGAGCAAGGAATCGAGGCTGGCCAAGTTGGGCTTAGGTTGATAACAAAAGGTGAGAGACAGACAACCATTGCTAGAGAGTGGTATATTGGTGCAACCAGCATAACTGATGGAAG GTGGCATACAGTGACAATCACAATTGACGCTGATGCGGGGGAAGCTACTTGTTACATAGATGGTGGATTTGATGGCTACCAGACTGGGTTACCTCTAAGTATTGGTAGTGCCATTTGGGAACAAGGAGCTGAAGTATGGTTGGGTGTTAGGCCACCTATAGATGTTGATGCATTCGGGAGATCAGATAGTGATGGAGTCGAATCAAAGATGCATATAATGGATGTCTTCCTTTGGGGAAAATGTTTAAGTGAAGACGAGGCTGCTTCTTTGCATGCAGAAATTGGCATGGCTGACTTAGACATGATTGATATGTCTGATGATAATTGGCAATGGACAGATTCACCCCCCAGA GTCGATGGTTGGGATAGTGATCCTGCCGATGTTGATCTCTATGATAGGGATGACGTAGATTGGGATGGACAATATTCCAGTGGGAGGAAAAGAAGATCAGGTCGGGATTTTGTAATGAGTGTTGATTCCTTTGCTAGGAGATACAGGAAACCCAGGATGGAGACAGAAGAAGATTTAAATCAAAGAATGCGTTCAGTTGAGTTGGCTGTCAAAGAAGCTCTCTCTGCACGAGGCGATAAGCAATTTACTGACCAGGAATTTCCTCCAAATGATCGCTCTTTATTTGTGGATACACAGAATCCCCCTTCAAAATTGCAG GTTGTTTCTGAATGGATGAGACCTGACTCCATTGTGGAAGAGAACGGTAGTGATTCCGGTCCCTGCCTGTTCTCTGGGGATGCAAATCCTTCAGATGTTTGCCAG GGTCGTTTGGGGGATTGTTGGTTCTTAAGTGCCGTTGCAGTTTTGACAGAGGTTTCACGAATATCTGAAGTGATCATTACTCCTGAATACAACGAGGAAGGGATCTACACTGTTCGTTTTTGTATTCAG GGTGAGTGGGTTCCTGTTGTGATCGATGACTGGATCCCATGTGAATCACCTGGTAAACCAGCCTTTGCTACTAGCAAAAAGGTCAATGAACTCTGGGTCTCCATAGTGGAGAAAGCATATGCCAAGCTCCATGGTTCTTATGAGGCACTGGAGGGGGGACTGGTTCAGGATGCTCTTGTCGACCTAACCGGAGGAGCTGGTGAGGAGATTGACTTGCGGAGTGCTCAAGCACAAATAGATCTTGCAAGTGGCAGATTATGGTCTCAATTGTTACGCTTCAAACAAGAGGGGTTCTTACTTGGTGCTGGAAGTCCATCTGGATCTGATGTTCATGTATCTTCCAGTGGCATTGTGCAAGGGCATGCTTACTCCGTCTTACAG GTGAGAGAGATCGATGGGCACAGACTTGTTCAGATCCGAAATCCATGGGCCAATGAAGTTGAATGGAATG GTCCCTGGTCAGACTCATCCCCAGAGTGGACTGATAGGATGAAGCACAAGCTGAAGCATGTTCCACAG TCAAAAGAAGGTATATTCTGGATGTCTTGGCAAGACTTCCAGATTCACTTCAGATCAATATATGTTTGTCGGGTTTACCCCCGTGAGATGCGCTTCTCCGTACATGGTCAATGGCGAGGTTATAGTGCCGGTGGCTGCCAAGATTATAGCTCATGGCATCAAAATCCACAATTCAGGCTGAGGGCGACTGGTTCTGATGCATCTTTGCCAATTCATGTGTTCATCACCTTAACTCAG GGCGTAGGTTTCTCAAGAACAACTCCTGGATTTCGCAACTACCAATCAAGCCATGATTCACAGTTGTTCTATATCGGAATGAGGATTCTTAAAACTCGTGGACGTCGTGCTGCTTATAACATATTTCTTCATGAATCTGTTGGTGGAACAGACTATGTGAATTCCCGGGAGATATCATGCGAAATGGTTCTTGATCCTGATCCGAAGGGTTATACTATTGTCCCGACCACTATACACCCAGGGGAAGAAGCACCTTTTGTCCTTTCAGTCTTCACAAAAGCATCCATTGTTCTTGAAGCTTTGTAG